GGCAAGCCGATCAAGCTGACCGTGCACCCCGAGCGGGAGCACATCCCGCTGTACATCGCCGCGATCGGGCCCAAGAACCTGGAGCAGACCGGCGAGATCGCCGACGGCGCCCTGCTGATCTTCCCGTCCGTGGATCATCTTGAGGACACCGCGATGAAGTACCTGCGGGCCGGGCGCGAGAAGGCCGGCAAGACCATGGACGGCTTCGACGTCTGCCCGACGCTGCCGCTCGCCGTGGGCGACGACATCAAGGGCCTCGCCGACATGTTCCGGCCCTACACCGCGCTGTACGTCGGCGGCATGGGCAGCCCCAAGCAGAACTTCTACAACCAGCTCGCCCAGCGCATGGGGTACGAGAAGGAGGCCGCCGAGATCCAGGAGAAGTACCTGTCCGGCGACAAGGCCGGTGCGGCCGCCGCCGTACCGCATGAGCTGATCGACAAGACCACGCTGCTGGGCTCGGTGGAGCGGATCGCAGACCGGATGCAGGGGTACGCGGCCGCGGGCGTCACGACCCTGACCCTGGCCCCCGCGGGCTTCACGCTCGACGAGCGGATCACCGCGCTGCGGGCCGGCACGGACGCGCTGGAGCGGTCCGGGCTCGCCTAGGGCCTGTGTGGAGTTGTCCCGCGGCGTCGCGGGGCTGGGCACGCGCGCTCGCGGCGTTGCCGAAACGTCCTTGTAGCGGAGCTACCAGGACGCTCCGGCGCCTTGCGATCACACGCACCCAGCCCCGCTCCTTTTTCCACGGGACAACTCCACACAGGCCCTAGTCCGTCTCCGCGACGGGCAGCACTACGGCCGTGGTGGGGGCTCGGGGATCCTCCCCGCCACGGCCGTCACAGGGGACAACGCGGGCAGGGCGATGGGGTTACGGGGCCTGTGCGGAAACGGTTCGCCGGGGTGAGGCGGCCGCGAGGGCCGGTACCCCGTTCGGCCCAGTGGGGGAGCGCTCCTGTTGCCCGTCGGGACCGGGCGCACTTGACTGTCGCTCGGCAGACGCCGGCACGGAGGTGGCAGTGATGCTCTCGGCAAAGAACCTGTTCCAGGAGATCCTCGACGACGACGAGTCGTTCCGGCTGTTCTGCTCCATCGCCGCCGGAGGGGAGTCCCAGGGCGGCTGGGAGAACGGCCGCATCGCGGCCCTCGTACCCGAGAGCCAGCGCGCGCTCGCCCCGAAGATCGCCCGGCACGGCGCCGACGAGGACAAGCACGGGCGGATCTTCAACGCCCTGCTGAGGAAGCGCGGTCTGACAGCGGTTCCGGTCCCGCACGAGACCGACTACACGATGCTGCTGGAGAAGCACGGCATCGGCCTCGCCCATGAACAGCTGGTGCGCGAGGAGCGGCTCACCGAGCGCGACATCATCACGTACCTGGCCCACAGCCGGGTGACCGAACAGCGTGCGTCCGAGCAGATGCAGCTGCTGTGCAGGTACTTCGCCGACCATCCCGAGCTGGGCCGCGCGGTGAAGATGATCTCGAACGACGAGGACAACCACCTGGCGTACTGCCACGAGGAGCTGCTGCGCTTCGCCGCGGCCGGGCACGGACGGACGATCCAGCACATCCTGCGCGAGTGCGCCCTCGCCGAGATCCGGGTGTACCGCGACGTCAGCCTCGCCGTGATGGATCACATGGGCCGATTGCTGGGATGGTCCCGGGCGAAGGCCGCGGTACTTGCGGCGGGGATCCGCGCCGTCCACGTGTACGAGCGGCTCATCGGCTGGCGGCGCATGGTCAGCCTGACGCCTCCCGAGCGGCGCGACGCGCTGGGCGGGCCGGCTGTTCCGGCACCCGAGTTCGCCTGAGCGGGCGCGTACCGCCCGTCCGGCAGTGGCCGTCAGAGCCAGCCGCGGCGCTTGAACTGGCGGTACAGGCCGACGACGGCGCCCGCCATCAGCAGCACGACCGCCGGATAGGCCCAGACCCAGCGCAGTTCCGGCATGTGGTCGAAGTTCATGCCGTAGATACCCGCGACCATGGTTGGCACGGCTGCCATCGCCGCCCAGGCCGAGATCTTGCGCATGTCGTCGTTCTGCCGCACCCCCATCTGCGCGAGATGCGCCGACAGGATGTCGGAGAGCAGCCGGTCCAACCCCTCCACCTGCTCGTTGGCGCGGATCAGATGGTCCTGCACGTCCCGGAAGAACGGCTGCGAGTGCTCGTGGACGAACGGCACCCCTGCGCTCGCCAGCCGGGCCATCGGCGCGGCCAGCGGGACCGTCGCCCGGCGGAACTCCAGCACCTGGCGCTTGAAGGTGTAGATGCGGGCCGCGGTGTTCTTGGAGTCGCCGCTGCCGTTCGGGGCGAAGACCTGCGTCTCCAGTTCCTCCAGGTCGACCTGGAGCTCGCCCGCGACATCGATGTAGTGGTCCACGATCGCGTCACTGATCGCGTACAGGACCGCCGTGGGCCCGTGCTTGAGCACATCGGCCTCGGCCTCCAGCCGGCGGCGTACCGCGGCCAGCGGCGCCCCCTCGCCGTGGCGGACCGTCACCACGAACGAGTCGCCTATGAACACCATCAGCTCGTCCGTGCTGACCGTGTCGCTCTCGTGGTCGTACACGATCGGCTTGATCACCGCGAACAGCGAGTCGTCGTACACCTCCAGCTTCGGCCGCTGGTGTGCCGCCAGCGCGTCCTCCACCGCCAGCGGGTGCAGCCCGAACTCGCTGCTGACCAGGTCGAACTCCTTCTCCGTGGGCTCGTGCAGGCCGATCCACAAGAACGCGTCGCCGCTGGCCCGCGCCTCGTCGAGGGCATCGGAGAAGTCGGCGGGGCCGTCGGTGCGGCGTCCGTCCCGGTAAATGGCGCAGTCCACGATCACGCGCGCATTCTCCCCTGCTCCGGTCCCCGGCGCACCTTTGCCCGGACGTCGCCCTACGCTGGCCGGTATGCCGACCCTGATCCTCGTCCGTCATGGACGCTCCACCGCCAACACGTCCGGGGTGCTCGCCGGCCGCACCCCCGGTGTCGCACTCGACGAGCGCGGCACCGAGCAGGCCGCCGCCCTCCCCGGACGGCTGGCCGCCCTGCCCCTCGCCGCCGCCGTCAGCAGCCCCCTGCAGCGCTGCCGGGAAACCCTCGGGCCACTGCTCGACGCCCGGCCGGAGCTGGCGCTGCACACCGAGGAGCGGATCAGCGAGTGCGACTACGGGGACTGGTCGGGGCGCAAGCTCGCCGAGCTCACCGACGAGCCGCTGATGACGGTCGTGCAGCAGCACCCGTCCGCCGCGGCGTTCCCCGGCGGCGAGTCGATGCGGGCGATGCAGGCCCGCGCGGTCGACGCCGTACGGGACTGGAACGCGCGGATCGAGGCGGAGCACGGCGAGAACGCCGTCTACGTGATGTGCTCCCACGGCGACATCATCAAGTCCCTCGTCGCCGACGCCCTCGGCATGCATCTGGACCTCTTCCAGCGGGTGCAGGCGGATCCGTGTTCCGTCACCGCGATCCGTTACACCAGGCTGCGCCCGTTTCTGCTGCGGCTCGGCGACACGGGCGACCTGGCCTCGCTGGCGCCCCGCGAACCGGGACCGGACGCGAGCGCCGGGACGGGTGCGGCGGTCGGCGGCTCGGGGGACGCGGCGGTCGGCGGCGGCGCTGGGGCGCCGTGATCGCTTCGCACAGTAGGGTGGACGCGCCGTAGGCGCCTTTCCGGGGAACTCTCCCGGGCCGGCCCGGCCAACCCCTCATATGCCGTCAATTTTCAAGGGAGACAGGACGTGTCCCGTCAGGTGTTCCTCTACGACCCCCCGGACCGTTTCGTGGCCGGTACGGTCGGGCTGCCTGGACGTCGTACGTTCTTCCTGCAGGCATCCTCAGGCGGACGTGTCACCAGCGTGGCCCTGGAGAAGACCCAAGTCGCCGCGCTCGCCGAGCGGGTGGACGAACTGCTCGACGAAGTGGTGCGGCGCACCGGCGGGAATTCGCCCGTGCCGGCCGTGGCCCCGATGGACGTCACCGACACCGCTCCCCTCGACAACCCCGTCGAGGAGGAGTTCCGGGTCGGCACCATGGCGCTGGCCTGGGACGGCGACGAACAGCGCATGATCGTCGAGGCGCAGGCCCTGGTCGAACTGGACGCGGACTCCGTCGAGGACCTCGCCGAAGCCGAGGAGCGGCTGCTCCAGGACGAGGAGAACGGCCCGCCGATGCTCCGGGTCCGGCTCAGCGGCGCGCAGGCCAGGGCCTTCGCCAAACGCGCCCTGGACGTCGTGAACGCCGGCCGTCCCCCGTGCCCCCTGTGCAGCCTGCCGCTCGACCCGGAAGGACACGTATGCCCGCGCCAGAACGGATACCGTCGCGGCGCCTGAGCGATGCCGAGCTGATCACTCTGCTCGGCAAGGGGAAGCTCACCGTCCTCGGACAGGTCCGCGGGGCTTCCAACGCGGTGCTCCACTGCTCGGTCGCGTACGAGGGAGAGCAGGCGCTCTGCGTCTACAAGCCGGTGGCCGGCGAGCAGCCGCTGTGGGACTTCCCCGACGGCACCCTCGCGCAGCGCGAGGTGGCCGCCTACGAGGTCTCCGAGGCGACGGGATGGGGTCTGGTGCCCCCGACCGTGCTGCGCGACGGGCCGTACGGCCAGGGCATGTGCCAGCTGTGGATCGAGTCGGCGCCGCAGGACGAGGGCGCTCCCGGGCTGCTCGCGCTCGTCGAGGACGAGGAGCCGGGGGAGGGCTGGAAGCCCGTGGCCCTCGCCGAGGTGGGGGAGGGGAAGACGGCGCTGCTGGTGCACGCGGACGATCCCAGGCTGCGCCGGCTGGCGGTCCTCGACGCCGTGATCAACAACGGCGACCGCAAGGGCGGCCATCTGCTGGCCGCACCCGATGGCCGGCTGTACGGCATCGATCACGGTGTGACCTTCAACGCGGACGACAAGCTGCGCACGCTGCTGTGGGGCTGGGCGGGGGAGCCGCTGCCGGCGGAGGCGGTCGCGGTGCTGGACCGGCTGGCGGCGGAACTGGAGCCGGAGGCCGCGCTGGTCACCCGGTTGGGGGAACTGATCACCGCCGCCGAGATCGAGGCCCTGCGGGCCCGGGTGGCGGCGCTGCGGAGCACGGGGCTGCACCGGGAGCCCAGCGGCGAGTGGCCGGCCATCCCGTGGCCACCGGTGTGACGCAGTCGCTGTGACCGCCCGCCTGCCCCGCCTGCCCCGGGAGCCACCGGGGCAAGCACCTTCCGGCCCCGGACGCAAGAGTGCGACTTCGGACAGGATCCCCCCTCCGGTTCGTATCCGGAAGCTGCGTCCGGTTACGCTCGTGACATGCATGCCTGGCCCGCTTCTGAGGTCCCCGCCCTGCCTGGCAAGGGCCGCGACCTTCGGATCCACGACACCGCGACCGGCGGACGGATCACCCTTGACCCCGGTCCCGTCGCCCGCATCTATGTCTGCGGCATCACGCCGTACGACGCGACCCATATGGGTCATGCGGCGACCTACAACGCGTTCGACCTCGTTCAGCGCGTGTGGCTCGACACCAAGCGGCAGGTTCACTATGTCCAGAACGTGACCGACGTGGACGACCCGTTGCTGGAGCGGGCCGTGCGCGACGGACAGGAC
This genomic interval from Streptomyces sp. NBC_00464 contains the following:
- a CDS encoding DUF3090 domain-containing protein — protein: MSRQVFLYDPPDRFVAGTVGLPGRRTFFLQASSGGRVTSVALEKTQVAALAERVDELLDEVVRRTGGNSPVPAVAPMDVTDTAPLDNPVEEEFRVGTMALAWDGDEQRMIVEAQALVELDADSVEDLAEAEERLLQDEENGPPMLRVRLSGAQARAFAKRALDVVNAGRPPCPLCSLPLDPEGHVCPRQNGYRRGA
- the corA gene encoding magnesium/cobalt transporter CorA, with translation MIVDCAIYRDGRRTDGPADFSDALDEARASGDAFLWIGLHEPTEKEFDLVSSEFGLHPLAVEDALAAHQRPKLEVYDDSLFAVIKPIVYDHESDTVSTDELMVFIGDSFVVTVRHGEGAPLAAVRRRLEAEADVLKHGPTAVLYAISDAIVDHYIDVAGELQVDLEELETQVFAPNGSGDSKNTAARIYTFKRQVLEFRRATVPLAAPMARLASAGVPFVHEHSQPFFRDVQDHLIRANEQVEGLDRLLSDILSAHLAQMGVRQNDDMRKISAWAAMAAVPTMVAGIYGMNFDHMPELRWVWAYPAVVLLMAGAVVGLYRQFKRRGWL
- a CDS encoding histidine phosphatase family protein, translating into MPTLILVRHGRSTANTSGVLAGRTPGVALDERGTEQAAALPGRLAALPLAAAVSSPLQRCRETLGPLLDARPELALHTEERISECDYGDWSGRKLAELTDEPLMTVVQQHPSAAAFPGGESMRAMQARAVDAVRDWNARIEAEHGENAVYVMCSHGDIIKSLVADALGMHLDLFQRVQADPCSVTAIRYTRLRPFLLRLGDTGDLASLAPREPGPDASAGTGAAVGGSGDAAVGGGAGAP
- a CDS encoding SCO1664 family protein, giving the protein MPAPERIPSRRLSDAELITLLGKGKLTVLGQVRGASNAVLHCSVAYEGEQALCVYKPVAGEQPLWDFPDGTLAQREVAAYEVSEATGWGLVPPTVLRDGPYGQGMCQLWIESAPQDEGAPGLLALVEDEEPGEGWKPVALAEVGEGKTALLVHADDPRLRRLAVLDAVINNGDRKGGHLLAAPDGRLYGIDHGVTFNADDKLRTLLWGWAGEPLPAEAVAVLDRLAAELEPEAALVTRLGELITAAEIEALRARVAALRSTGLHREPSGEWPAIPWPPV
- a CDS encoding ferritin-like domain-containing protein codes for the protein MLSAKNLFQEILDDDESFRLFCSIAAGGESQGGWENGRIAALVPESQRALAPKIARHGADEDKHGRIFNALLRKRGLTAVPVPHETDYTMLLEKHGIGLAHEQLVREERLTERDIITYLAHSRVTEQRASEQMQLLCRYFADHPELGRAVKMISNDEDNHLAYCHEELLRFAAAGHGRTIQHILRECALAEIRVYRDVSLAVMDHMGRLLGWSRAKAAVLAAGIRAVHVYERLIGWRRMVSLTPPERRDALGGPAVPAPEFA
- a CDS encoding LLM class F420-dependent oxidoreductase, with amino-acid sequence MRLGINLGYWGAGMDGDNLAVAQEADRLGYDVCWAAEAYGSDAPTVLSWVAAQTESIDVGSAIMQIPARQPAMTAMTAATLDSLSGGRFRLGLGVSGPQVSEGWYGVKFDKPLARTREYVEIVRKAMARERLSYEGQHWTLPLPGGPGKPIKLTVHPEREHIPLYIAAIGPKNLEQTGEIADGALLIFPSVDHLEDTAMKYLRAGREKAGKTMDGFDVCPTLPLAVGDDIKGLADMFRPYTALYVGGMGSPKQNFYNQLAQRMGYEKEAAEIQEKYLSGDKAGAAAAVPHELIDKTTLLGSVERIADRMQGYAAAGVTTLTLAPAGFTLDERITALRAGTDALERSGLA